AGGCCACCAGCTCCACCTCGGCAATGCCCTCGCCGATGTCGGGCATGCGGATCACGTAAATACCCATGTCATGCCTCCTTGCCGACAGCGCGTTTCAAGGCCGCGCCCACGCGGGCGGGGCCGGGGAAGTAGTCCCATTCCTGGGCGTGCGGGTAGGGCGTGTCCCAGCCCGTGACGCGCTCGATGGGCGCCTCCAGGTGCCAGAAGCACTCCTCCTGCACCAGCGCCACCAGCTCGGCGCCAAAGCCGCTGGTGCGCGTGGCCTCGTGCACCACGACGCAGCGGCCGGTCTTCTTGACCGAATTGACTACTGTGTCCAGGTCCAGCGGCCAGATGGAGCGCAGGTCGATGACCTCGGCGTCCACACCGGCCTCGCGCGCGGCGCACTCGGCCACCCAGACCATGGTGCCGTAGGTCAGCACCGTCACCTCCTTGCCGGGGCGGAAGACCACGGCCCTGTCCAGTGGCACGCGGTAGTAGCCCTCGGGCACCATGCCCAGCGCGTGCTTCGACCAGGGCACCACCGGCCGGTCGTGGTGGCCGTCGAACGGGCCGTTATAGAGGCGCTTGGGCTCCAGGAAGATGACCGGGTCTTCGCACTCGATGGAGGCAATCAAGAGGCCCTTGGCGTCGTACGGGTTGCTGGGCATCACCGTGCGCAGGCCGCAGACGTGGGTGAAGAACGCCTCGGGGCTCTGGCTGTGCGTCTGCCCGCCGTAGATGCCGCCGCCGCAGGGCATGCGAATCGTCATGGCCGAGGTGAAGTCGCCGTTGGAGCGGTGCCGCATGCGCGCCGCCTCTGACACGATCTGGTCGGTGGCCGGGTAGAAGTAGTCGGCAAACTGGATCTCGACCACGGGTTTGAGCCCATAGGCCGCCATGCCGATGGCCGTGCCGACGATGCCGCCCTCGGAGATCGGCGCGTCGAAGCAGCGCGTCTTGCCGTACTTGGCCTGCAGGCCTTCGGTGACGCGGAACACGCCGCCGAAGTAGCCCACGTCCTGGCCATAGACGATGACGTTGTCGTCGCGCTCCATCATCACGTCCATGGCCGAGCGCAGCGACTGGATCATGGTCATGGGCACGCGGGCAGCGTCGGGCGCCTGCGCCTCGGCGCGCTGCTCATCGCGCTTTTGCTGCTGCGCGGTGATGGGCTCGGCCTGCTGGATGGCCCTTGCGGTGTCTTCTGTCGTGGCCATGGTCAAACCCCCATCTGCTGGCGCTGCCGGCGCAGGTGCTCCGGCATCTCGTGATAGACCCCCTCAAAGATGGTCGCGGCGCTGGCGGCGCGGCCCTCCAGCAGGGTGCCGTGGCGCTCGGCCTCGCGCTCGGCGGCCAGCACCTCGGCTTCCAGCTCCTTGTGCGCGGCGGCGTGCTGCTCTTCCGTCCATTCGCCGATGGCGATCAGGTGCTGTTTCAGGCGCGCGATCGGGTCACCCAGCGGGAAGCGCTGCCAGTCATCGGCCGGCCGGTACTTGCTCGGGTCGTCCGACGTGGAGTGCGGGCCGGCGCGGTAGGTCTCCCACTCGATCAGCGTCGGGCCGTGGTTCGTGCGGGCGCGCTCGGCTGCCCAGCGGGACGCCGCGTACACGGCCAGAAAGTCGTTGCCATCCACGCGCAGCGAGGCAATGCCCACGCCCACGCCGCGCTGCGCGAACGTGGTGCCCTCGCCGCCGGCAATCGACTGGAAGGTGGAAATCGCCCACTGGTTGTTGACCACGTTGATGATGACCGGCGCGCGGTACACATGGGCGAAGGTGAGCGCGGTGTGGAAGTCGGCCGCGGCGGTGGCGCCGTCGCCGATCCAGGCCGACGCAATCTTCGTATCGCCCTTGATGGCCGAGGCCATGGCCCAGCCCACCGCCTGGATGACCTGCGTGGCCAGGTTGCCCGAGATGGAGAAGAAGCCCGCGCGCTTGTACGAGTACATGACGGGCAGCTGCCGGCCCTTGAGCGGGTCGCCCTCGTTGCTCATGAGCTGACAGATCAGTTCGCTCATGGGCACGTCGTCGCGTGACAGCAGCAGGCCCTGCTGGCGGTAGGTGGGAAAGCACATGTCGCCCTCGGCCAGCGCCTGCGCATGCGCCACGGCCACCGCCTCCTCGCCCAGGCACTGCATGTAGAACGACAGCTTCTTCTTGCGCTGCGCCATCAGCATGCGGGCGTCGAAGATGCGCGTCTTCATCATGGCGCGCAGGCCGCGGCGCAGGCGCTCGGGGTGAACGCTGGGCGCCCACGGGCCGACGGCGCGGCCCTCGTCGTCCAGCACGCGCACCAAGCTGGTCGCCAGGTCGGCCGTGTCGGCGGCGGGGGTGTCGGTGGGGGGCCTGCGCACCGCGCCGGCCGGCGAGGTGGAGAGGTAGGAAAAGTCGGTGCTGCAACCCGGTCGCCCAGTGGGCTCGGGCACATGCAGCCGCAGGGGGGCTGTGTGCGTGGTCATCCGCGGTCTCCTGGCGCGCGATTGTGTCGCGCGGTCGTTTCGGGACAAGGACAGGACTGGAGCGCCAGGTCGTGGCGCTCCAGTCCCATGAGCGCTGTGGCGCTGGAGCTGCATTCTAGAAGCGCTTCGGCCCAGGGCGATGGCGGCGATAGCACGCAGTTTCCCGGGCTGTGTGCGTGGATTTGTCGAAGAAGCCAGTCGAAGTAAAGGGTTTTCCCGGATCAGGCGCCGCTTGTGAGCCGCAGCCCCGATACATTGCGCGCGAAGCGGGTGAAACAAATCGCTACTGATCCACCCGAATTGCATTGATGGCCTTCCGTATCCGGCTGGCCATCCAAGGAACTCCGCGAATCCAAGGGAGGCTCGAACAGGAGTTGCACGCCGTGCTACCGCTACTGAATGACCAGGCACACCCAGGTGCCCGCCCGAAACGGCCCAGCCGCAGGGCAGGCGCAGCATGTCCGTCGGTGTTGCCGCACGAAGCGGTGCCGCCTGGAGGCTTTTGACATGCGCGTTCCTGCCGTAGCGGTCCTCGACCTGACATCGCGCATGGGCGCCTACGCGCTTGCGCAGTTGGGCGTCAGCGGCGCCGGCACCTACGGTGCCTGGGAGAACATGCCGCTGGGACGGGTGGGCGGCTCGCCGCAGATCAGCTGGTACCGTCCGGCCAGGGCT
The DNA window shown above is from Pulveribacter suum and carries:
- a CDS encoding alpha-ketoacid dehydrogenase subunit beta — protein: MTMIQSLRSAMDVMMERDDNVIVYGQDVGYFGGVFRVTEGLQAKYGKTRCFDAPISEGGIVGTAIGMAAYGLKPVVEIQFADYFYPATDQIVSEAARMRHRSNGDFTSAMTIRMPCGGGIYGGQTHSQSPEAFFTHVCGLRTVMPSNPYDAKGLLIASIECEDPVIFLEPKRLYNGPFDGHHDRPVVPWSKHALGMVPEGYYRVPLDRAVVFRPGKEVTVLTYGTMVWVAECAAREAGVDAEVIDLRSIWPLDLDTVVNSVKKTGRCVVVHEATRTSGFGAELVALVQEECFWHLEAPIERVTGWDTPYPHAQEWDYFPGPARVGAALKRAVGKEA
- a CDS encoding 3-methyl-2-oxobutanoate dehydrogenase (2-methylpropanoyl-transferring) subunit alpha; the encoded protein is MTTHTAPLRLHVPEPTGRPGCSTDFSYLSTSPAGAVRRPPTDTPAADTADLATSLVRVLDDEGRAVGPWAPSVHPERLRRGLRAMMKTRIFDARMLMAQRKKKLSFYMQCLGEEAVAVAHAQALAEGDMCFPTYRQQGLLLSRDDVPMSELICQLMSNEGDPLKGRQLPVMYSYKRAGFFSISGNLATQVIQAVGWAMASAIKGDTKIASAWIGDGATAAADFHTALTFAHVYRAPVIINVVNNQWAISTFQSIAGGEGTTFAQRGVGVGIASLRVDGNDFLAVYAASRWAAERARTNHGPTLIEWETYRAGPHSTSDDPSKYRPADDWQRFPLGDPIARLKQHLIAIGEWTEEQHAAAHKELEAEVLAAEREAERHGTLLEGRAASAATIFEGVYHEMPEHLRRQRQQMGV